From the Coleofasciculaceae cyanobacterium genome, one window contains:
- a CDS encoding pentapeptide repeat-containing protein, with translation MLDGEWDNCNSVTLTKYDREAVKEAAALIEAKWCRCGDSVALLPKVAEKVLLERYKTGERYFINANLRCSLLSRQCLKGVSLSHAFLNQADLTETDLSDADLSAADTSGADLTRANLKGANLFRTNLTKANLTSANLKGARLQKACLKGANLSGANLDGADLTRADLRGAELNNISLNGANLTGTMLTVEQLPN, from the coding sequence ATGCTCGATGGAGAATGGGACAATTGTAATAGCGTTACCCTAACCAAATATGACCGAGAAGCAGTAAAGGAAGCAGCAGCTTTAATCGAGGCTAAATGGTGTCGTTGTGGAGACAGTGTAGCTCTATTACCCAAAGTAGCAGAAAAAGTCTTGCTAGAACGTTACAAGACAGGAGAAAGATATTTTATCAATGCTAATTTAAGATGTTCTCTTCTTTCAAGGCAGTGCTTAAAGGGTGTAAGTTTGAGTCATGCTTTCCTCAATCAAGCCGATCTGACTGAAACAGACTTAAGCGATGCTGATTTGTCGGCAGCAGATACTAGTGGTGCTGATTTGACAAGAGCTAATCTGAAGGGGGCAAACTTGTTTAGGACGAACCTAACAAAAGCTAATTTGACAAGTGCCAATCTCAAAGGAGCGAGATTACAGAAAGCTTGTTTGAAGGGGGCAAATTTAAGTGGTGCTAACTTGGATGGTGCGGACTTAACCAGAGCAGATTTAAGAGGAGCAGAGTTGAATAATATTTCACTTAATGGAGCGAATTTAACAGGAACAATGCTGACAGTTGAACAGTTGCCGAATTAG
- a CDS encoding HNH endonuclease encodes MPVNISLYPDNWNSLALSVKEAARWRCECCGKKCYEPGERPKGLTRSQWTADILQVHHRNHDTTDNRLSNLLSVCAACHLDLHRGRYSPVSPGQLKLF; translated from the coding sequence ATGCCTGTAAATATTAGTTTGTATCCCGATAATTGGAATAGTCTAGCATTATCAGTAAAAGAAGCTGCACGATGGCGGTGCGAATGCTGCGGGAAGAAATGTTATGAGCCAGGAGAACGACCAAAAGGTTTAACCCGTTCGCAATGGACGGCGGATATATTGCAGGTTCACCATCGCAACCATGACACGACGGATAATCGGCTATCTAATCTGCTGTCTGTCTGCGCTGCTTGTCATTTAGATTTACACAGGGGCAGATATAGTCCAGTTAGTCCTGGGCAATTAAAATTGTTTTAA